The DNA window GTCCACATGGGGAGGACATTGACAGTCTCACACACTGCATCACGgactacatacatttttgtgtggaaaacaccgtgccaacaaagacagtgctgtgtttcttgAACAATAAGCCCTGGATCACTCTACAGAGTAGAGCTGAAGGCCCTACTAAATGAGAAGAAGAGGGCCTTTCTCTCGGGGGAGAAGGAGGAACTGCgggatttaaaatacaaaatcagaagATGCaaagacagctacaggaagaagttGGAGCATCGCCTGGAACAGAACAACGTCCTTGATGTGTAGAGAGGTctaaaacacatctcaggccacggtgaggctggaaatggtcgCCAGGTCACAGGAGGCAAATtaactgaacctgttctttaacagatttgattctgcccagcccccagtctccCCCCCAACaacccacagctccagaccagcTTAGGAGGGAGTTAAGGAGGACAAAGGCCAGGAAGGCAACAGGCCCGGATAACATCAGCTCCAGGCTCCTCAGGGAGTGTGcagaccagctctgtgaggtggtccTGTCCATATTTAACACGAGCCTCAGCCTGGAGAAAATACCAGTTCTCTGGAGGACTTCCTGCCTGGTTCCAGTTGCAAAAGTACCTCATCCTAAGGAGCTGAACCACTTCAGACCCGTCACCTTAACCTCCCACCTGATGAAGGCTATGGAGAGGATCGTCCTCAGCCACCTCACTCAGGTGAGCTCAgcactggacccgctgcagtttgcatatcgacCAGGCATCGTGCCCTGTCTCACCTAGAGTCCCCTGggagcactgtgagagtcatgttttttgatttctccagtgctttcaacaccatccagccatcactgctgaggaggaagctggatgTGGCAGGCGTGGACCAACATCTGACTGCTTGGACCATCAACTACCTCACAGacaggccacagtttgtgaggctgcgtgactgtgtgtctgctaTAGTAGTCTGCAACACGGGGGCACCTCAAGGAATTGTGCTCTCCCCTTTTCTGTTCACTCTACACATCGGACTTTAAATACAACTCCCACCACTGTCACCTACAGAAGTTCTCAGTTGACAGTGCCATTGCTGGCTGTGTATCCGGGGGGAATGAGCAGGAGTACAGGGGGGTCATCCCTGACTTTGtggctggtgtgaaaataaccacctgatcctaaacaccagcaagacaaaggagctggttcttgacttcaggaggtcccctccaccacacacaccggtgaacatccagggctcagacattgagactgtggacacatttaaatacctgggtgttcaccttaacaacaaactggactggtctAACAACACGGAcgctctgtacaagaagggccagagtcgccttcacctgctgaggagactgaggtcttttggtgtgtgcagacagctgctaaggactttttatgacactCTGGTGGCCTCATCAGTCCTTTATGGAGTTATGTGCTGGGCAGGGGgcagtacaggcagagacaggaagagacttaaCAAACTGGTTCAGAAGGccggctctgtcctgggctgcacactggagtccaTCGAGGAGGTTGCggacaggaggatgttggctaaactaacatccatcatggataacccctcccaccccctgcaccaaactgtagaggctctgaccagctcctTTAGCACgagactgttacacccacagtgcaaGAAGGAGCGCTACCGCAGGTCATTCCTCCCCACGGccatcagactatacaacacagtactacagtgacacactatgtacctacacagtgtatttcatttgttgttcgtgttgttgtttatgtcattTGCTTTTATACTGGTGTTAACTGGTTATATTATCGTTGTTTGGTGtgtaattaactaattaacttaattgtcttgtaatttattttattttttcttgtgtagttaataTTGATGCTATCCAGTCTATACTGCTTTTCTATactgtcctatttaatgtcaccttgctgtTGTAGACAgaagaatttccccatcgtgggatgaataaagtctatctatctatctatcatctattaTTCATGGCCTGGTGAACAGAACACGGAACCTTACACCAAACCTAAACCAACTTGTTGCCAAGAATCAAGCATGAACTGAATGTtttgatttgtcatttaaatttgatttaCATTTCCATGCTCATATTTCGAATCATTTGTACGATTTGGATAGGagatatttttatggagagaaaacatatttaatgtttatgagTTAGTTTTAACgtgttcaataaatatttatccTGTTCGACCTGCGACCTAAAGTGTGCTTTGAATTTTGGCCCTCTGTCTTAAATGATGACACCGAGAGGTTTTACAGCCTCTCTTCTTCacctgatgctccatcactttAGAACAGGatcaatctggactcatcagaccacatgaccttcttccattggacagttcttaacccagttttagtagtttcatcagtctccagatgttttctttgattcattccAATAATTTGATGTTTCCACAGACTGTGGGTGTctgtggatcaataggtagagcagttaaaggatgtgtcttcagacatggttgaggcagatggagACAGGGAATGAGTTCAGGAGAGCATAAGTACAATAAATGACAGTTCACAATCAAACAcagatgatgataatgataatgatgatggtaAAGATATAATCCAAAGTCCAGTGAGCAGTTATGCTAATACAGTCCGGGGTTATGTCCAAGGGTAGTTCAGATAAAAATCCAGTAGCCTAATATTCGTGGTCAGGGGTttccaggtcatacacagtgagGCAGTACAAAAAGAAGTCCGGCAgtcaaaatccacaacagaaaagacagtccaggtcaaaacaTGTAGGAGGTCCAAACAAAGTCcgagcagggaagggaacaaaCAAAGGAGAGAACAAGTCAggggaaaacactcacggtaGCTGAGGGGTAGGCTGAAGGCAGGTCTGGTGAGTGGAATCATGCAGGGACAGGGCAGAAGGAGTACAGGTCCAGGAAGGGGgttcagacagagacaggatcAGATTCAGTACTGTGAAGCAGGGGACAGAGGACGAGGAGAACGCAGATCAGGAGGTATAAACTCACGGCACCACAGGGTCAGGCAAAAGGCAGGGTCCTATAATCAGCGGCAGTCCAAGAGGAACGCTGGATCGTTATTCAGGGGTTGAGGATAGACTATCTGGCAGCAGGGAAAGGCAAACTGATCTGTTTATGTAGGGGAGAGGAGACCAGGTGCAGCCAATGAGTGTAATTGGACCAGgtggaggaaacaggaagttgaccAAATAAGGGCACGAGGGGAAGCCAgacagtgtctctgtgtcctgtctCAGCTGATGGTGTGTAGAACCAACCTGAACCACAtagaacaaaaaacagatcATTCATTCTTTCTTGTTTCCTGCTAACAGTTACTTTTCATGTCGTAACTTGAATAGAAAGAAAGtcataacaaagaaaacatcatgtttggttctttgttttagtttagacAGAGATCATCAGGTGAGCTGAGAGCTTCgttcatttcatttgttcagAGGACAGAcggcagctctgtgtgtgtaaaatcaAACATCTGATGAACGAACACCAGCTTGTGCCACCACACAACCAGTGATATCCCCAGTGACTGGTGATGGAAACACAAGGACAGTTTAACATTAGGTTCATACTGTCAGTGGCTGTGAAAACATCCATCACTCTACACAGTGAAGACACTAGAACTCTGATTTCTACAGTATTTCTTCTTGTTATATATTCCTCATTCCTCATATATATCATAGTTTTTGTAAATAAACCTGTCAGAGcatgttttaattgaaatacatttaagtacattttcacacatggtgGAGAGCCGAGACTAAAGAAAgagtttattttgaaaagctggGACGAGCCACAAACGTTTTAAACcagctcttattttgaaatgaaagaCCAGAAGTCGCGTGTGTTCTCGCGGTGTGAAAGAAgcgggaggagggaggagggaaggagggaaggaaggaaggaagtacggagagaaggagtcagagactcgagcaggagaagaagagtaagaagaagaagaagaagaagaagaaggagaagaagaagaaggaggagaaggaggaggaggaggagaagaagaagaaggaggaggagaaggaggaggacagagtCCGAACTGAGTTTGTTTCCTCGACCCCGAGTCAAAgcgctgctgcagctgccaatCAGAGCCAGCCAGGTGCGCTCAGGACCCGCCCCTTCAGGTAAGCGTTCAGGTGTGTTGCTGAAGGTTGTTTGGAAGACAGTGTTGTACTTTTATTGCATTCCACGTGCCGCTACTGAAGTAAAATTAGTAGTACACAGGTACTCAGGTTTTTACTTAATGAAAGTACCAGTAAAAATACACTATAAAAATACGACAATATAGGTAAAATACCTGCATTAAATATAACTTAGGGTAAAAGTACACAAGCACTTTCAGCTTCTTGTAGTTACCAGCAGTAACAGTACACTGTGTAATACCTCTGTACTGAAGTAACAGTTACAACAGAACCTGTAATGAAGTACTTTTACACAGCTGTGTCCTCACAGTTCTAGtaaaacatgcagtgtgtgtgaatgagctCATTGGCTGAGCGACTTTTCTGCAACGAAGCACGATGACGTCACTTCCTGTGAGCAGTCacagatttcatttatttatttatggcaaCACCACATGTGTCAGATCCAGTCACTCATCTGCTCAGGTGAAGTGACACACCTGAGCTCTGCAggctgtgacatcatcagtgttAAAGCAGAGTAAAACAGAAAGATGATTGGTTTTATCGACTGGTCAGTCTATTAGGAACACCTGAGGTCCGTCTAATAAAGCCTCCGTTCTGGTTTCGTCACCTGATGAACAGAGTCAGACAGAACCTGTCTCCTAATTATCATGCTGGCCTTTCATCCAtcccagaaagatcaggaccAATTCGGACCTGCACCTTCACCAGGTCGGACACACCTAAAGACCCACCTTAGGGGATAAGGGAGTTGGCAgctgtgactattacatccttcataacctgaagtgaaaccaaacctggaggataaattagTGTCTCTAACCAGCTGTctttagactgaagaagctacttgatgagcaGTGAAaagtttcaacctaacaagaaggaagtccagttaccaggACTCAACGTCCAGGTGAAGAACAGAACCACTCGCTCGTTTAATTTCAGGTTCTTTGTTTTGCAGAGGCTTGGAGCCTGAGAGTCAAAACCCAGGGGTGAAATTCAGAAGAGCACTCAGTGCTGCTCATTAAGCCAATTGTTGAGTAAATGGACGTTTGAGCCTGAGTCAGCTGAAGTCACAGGACGGGTTCACAGCAACATGACGTCAGCAGAAACATCGGAAGGACAAATTAATCCTGAACATAATTCGTAGCTgatcagttcaattcaatttgatttgtatagcgccaaatcacaacaggaGTTATCTCATGGAAGATatggaagatatggaactatgaggtctttaagataagatggagcctgattattaagggatttataagtgaggagaagaattttaaattcaattctggattttacagggagccagtggagagaagctaacgttggagaaatatgatctctcttactaattccagtcagaactctggctgcagcattttggattaactggaggctctttaatgagttattgggacaaactattaataatgaattacaataatccagtctggaagtaagaaatgcatggactagtttttcagcatcactttgggacaggatgctcctaattttaatgtttatcaggtgaaaaaaggcagttataaagatttcttttatgtatgaagtgaaggagatatcctgatcaaagataactccgagatttcttacagtattacttgaggccaatactaagtcatcaagggtgagaacgggattagacatagtgtctctgagatttttaggatCAGTTTGTGTGACGACTATTTGATCCTTCTACCTTTGTCAGGACCAGGAATTAGCCGTGGGTGGGGCTGTGCCCCCCAATCTGAGACACTTCCTGTTATTATGTGTCATTACTGTACAGATCATTTCCAGTGTATCTGGTCACGTGAAACCTGAAGAACAGTTCAGGTTTTCTCCTCTGAAACTCTTCtggaaataaagacaaagacacatatCAAGAGtttaaacataaattattattatttatcccAACAAAATCACATCGTCACGTCGACTGGATCATGGACAAGCTGCAGCTGAGAAACCAGATTACAGTAAAAGTGTGTGTCAAGATTTCTGGGTGAACTGGATGAAATAACGTGAACTTGATTACTTCTTAGTGATAAGGAGCAGattccagctccagctctgtTTGGAGTCTGTTGGTAACGGATCCTAAAGCACCAGCTTCCTGACAAACACCATTAacgtttctttttcttttttagcagCATGGACGGAAGCAGCTCGGCAGGAAATCCCAGCGCTGCCTCGTCTAGCGCGCGTCCTGCCCACATGCTGCTGGCTGAGAAAGaccagcagagcagagagtcGGTCAGTCCGTCGACAACCCAGAATCACCGTAGGCCAGGAGAGAATCAGCATCGTTCACCAGAAATCCAAAGGACTGAAGAGGAACCAGAACAACCAGATGTCACCAAATACACAAACCAATCAGATCCTCTCACAGAAAAACTGAGCCCTGATCCAAGACTGAGTAAATCATTTGCAACTAAACTGGATCAACCAAAGCCAGAGCAAAAGAATccacaacacagacaacaacCAGATCAGTCTCTGGAGCACCAAACCCAGAAAGGTCTTACAAACCAGAGAACTGAAGAGGACCTCCCTCATAATTCCGCAAAGGATTTAACTGTTTTCAGTTCAACATTCGCTAAACAAAACCAGGAGGAGCAGAACCAGCTGAATCCACCATCAGAGGAGTTCACTTTAACCACAGCCAAGAGGCATCAGGACCACCAGGAGCCTTCTCCTCATCTGAACACCCAGCAGACCTCTCCTGCTGCAGACCAGCAGAACCACGTCATCCATCCGACCACCGTGTCTTCACCAGCTCCGCCTCTCACCATCGAGGCGTTCTGTGACCAGGTGTGGCCCTGCCCATCAGGTGAGCCAAGGTTGTGTGGTTTCCTACAGAAGCAAGGGGGGCCCCTGAAGGCCTGGAAGCAGCGTTGGTTCACCTACGAGGAGAAGAAGAACCAGCTCTTCTACTACCGCACGCCACAGGATGTGACTCCGCTCGGCCGTGTGGAGCTCAGCGGTGCCACCTTCACCTACCCACTGAGAGGCGAGAGGGGCACCTTCCACATCAAGACACCTGAACGCACCTTTATTCTCAAGGTAGACGTACATTTAACTAGATAAATGTCTCACCTGGTCTGAGTTTCATTGTTTACTGGCACCGACGGAGAATCAGCTCCACCAGCTGTTTACCTCCATCAACCAATCAACACACAGCTCATAATGTCACGACAGGCGCCACAAAAGCAAAACTGCagtcacagtttctgaacattcAGTGGGACACGTGGACGTTATAAATCACATTTCTTAATTTAACGTTGAATTGTCCGACAGGCTCTGACTCAGGAGCTGATGCTCTattggctgcagcagctgcaggtgaaaCGCTGGCAGCACCGGCAGATCTCCACCTGTCCTGAcccaacaaacaacaacacagcaggtGAGAAACTAACCGGCTCTTACTGGTCCAAGATTAACTGTTTCCACTCTCAGTACCCGTGTCACGTCTTTTCCAGTCTGATTCTCACCCTGCTGTGGTTTGGCTTTTGCCTGGTCAtgttcctccctccttcccaaCGAGAGTTAGGAAATCTTTGTTTTAGGAGTGGCTCAGGATGACAAACCTCACAGAGACGAACGGTTGAGCTCTGCCACTCAGCCCCAATGCTTCAAAACTGAAGCAGTTTGaaacaaagactggaaacagcaCTGACCCCCTAATGCGTCTTCCCAGGGACTGTTTTTTCAGGACTATATGTGGATGTTAGCATATTTCCATTGACCAGCTTAGTTAAAACGTTTTGTCTTCTCACAAGTTTTCACATTTGACCCTGAGCTGCTAAACTGCTTTAACATCCAGGGAGGGTTTTAAATACCCAAAGATCAGATAAACAGGAGCTCACTGTGGAGGGGCTGAGAAATGTGAGCAGAGGATTTCAGAAATGGTGGCACTGCTCCTTtaatgtgtgtaattgtgtttaATGAGCTGGGTCgtgcagcaggaaacaggatGTGTTGCATTCAGATGCCCTTTGATGTTGTATCATTTCCTGTTGTGGGTGTAAATTTACTGTGAATTTTAGTATTAACTTTTCCAGTAACATAAGTAATAAATGTACCGGTAACTTTGCCAGTAACAGTAACTCTGGCAGtaactaaatgtatttatgtgctAGTTTTTGTGCCATACTtctatataaaaaatgaaaaataaaaaatcctaaaaataaaaaagggttTTATCTACGTCGGAAAATACAAATCTATTTAaaagaattatttttatttcttcctcacATTAAACGAGTCAATTATGCACAAAGATCATTTGTTTCTCAGTCTGAGTTGGGTTCTTCAGTCAGAGGAGCTCAGTAGAGAGTCTCAGGTATTCTGCTCGTGTCCTGACTTGTTCAGCAGCTTTAGGTTTTACAGAAGGTGGAGGAGCCGTCACACAGTCATCAGAAGCTAAGGGTTAGATGAGAGAAAAAATTAAACTTGGTAAAAACAAGatcacaaatataaaattgaatatgtaaaatactggtaagtatttaaaataagtatttttatatttgttctggTGGTTATCGggattcagtttcctgtttctgcagACAACTTCCTGCCAGTGCTGAAGAGTCCTTTGGGTCTGGTGGGGGAGGGAGCAGCCAATGCATCATCACCGCAAACGCTGTTCACCAACGTGTCAATCAAGCATCCGCTCATCGAGCTGCAGTGAGTTACCTCAGCAGCTTCTTTGTGTTTAGATCTGCTCTGCTGCGTCTGCCACAGCAGAGGCCTGATGTTGGGTCAGAATTGGGCTGCAGATCCTAcgagagctgctgctgattctTAAATCcaaactttgttttctttctttgtacaGAAACTCGCTTCACAGTCGTAAGAGGTCGTCCCAGGACTGTCAGAGTGTGTTTCATGTCGAAGCTCCTCCATGGACTCCCTCGAACTTCGGAGACACCAGCAACACGATCGGTACATGTAATACTAACTAATACTAATGAGTAGTGCTACTAACATTACTATGGCTATTACTAgctactactattactattactattattattggggcggcagttagctcagttggtagagcagtcatctgtaaaccccagggttactggtttGATTCGTGGTTCCTTCTGGCTAAAGAAGgtgtcgaggtgtccttggacaagacaccgacacCCAACAATACCGCCGTCAtccactgcagctgtccaaacaacaatttccccaaggggatcaataaagtattttttatttatttattttgacttgtCTCTCTTGTCTTGATCTCAACTTGAGGGAATATCAGTTTTGTCCTGTCAATCATCTTACTAACCTGCAGACACATTAATTTCATGTTAGTCATATTGTGTAGTTTTATCTTAATACCACCCATCCCAAGTCCTTCCAGCCCCCAGGAATACTGCTGAGCCTCCGACCCCACCCAGTTCCCTTCCCTTGACCAGTCCAGCAGGTCAGCCTTCTGTGGCGGGTGGCAGGGTGTCCCCGTTGCTGTTcgacagctggagcaggaaaCCAAAGATCCGCAGCTCGTTCACCATGCCGGCCCTCCGTGACGACTCAGAGCGGACGTCCCGTCTCCAGCAGGAGAAGCAGATGCTGATGGAGGAGGTCAAAGCTCAGAAGGTGAATGATGACTGTGATCCAGTGGTGGAACAAATACTCAgactactgtactgtagtatcATCACTACGGTTCTGTGTTCAGAACTTATGAAGAATAGAAAAATTGATGCTGATTATAAGTAATACTGGTCCTGTTTCCTTTCCAGGAGCTGGTGTGGATCCTCCACAAATCTCTGGAAGCAGCTCAGCTGGAGAAGCGAACATGTGCAGAGTTTTTGGCAGAGAAGGGAGAGCAGGAGCGTCTGGAGCTGCTGCGACACCGCGAGCGGCAGACGGCCGACCTGCGCGGCCGGCTGGATGAGGTGAAGGTGGAAGCAGAGGCCCTGAGGAGTAGTTTGGCTCAGAGGGACACGCAGGTAGTGGAGCTGCAGGAGAAGCTGAAGACGCTGACGGAGAAGAATAACGCCAAGCAGGAGGTGAGGTCACACTACAGGCGGAACTTTTCTCATTGGTTAACTGTTACTAAACGCAGCTTAACTAGTTAACTGTTATCAAACACAGCTTAACTAGTTAACTGTTATCAGTCACAGTTCGACTAGTTAACTGTTATCAGTCACAGATCGACTAGTTAACTGTTATCAAACACAGTTTAACTAGTTAACTGTTATCAAACAGTTTAACTAGTTAACTGTTATCAGTCACAGATCGACTAGTTAACTGTTATCAAACACAGTTTAACTAGTTAACTGTTATCAGTCACAGATCGACTAGTTAACTGTTATCAAACACAGTTTAACTAGTTAACTGTTATCAGTCACAGTTCGACTAGTTAACTGTTATCAAACACAGTTTAACTAGTTAACTGTTATCAGTCACAGTTTAACTAGTTAACTGTTATCAGTCACAGTTCGACTAGTTAACTGTTATCAGTCACAGTTCGACTAGTTAACTGTTATCAAACACAGTTTAACTAGTTAACTGTTATCAGTCACAGTTCGACTAGTTAACTGTTATCAGTCACAGTTAGACTAGTTAACTGTTATCAGTCACAGTTCGACTAGTTAACTGTTACCAAACACAGTTTAACTAGTTAACTAAAGACCCACTAATTCCATGTTAGTTGTATTGTGTAGTATTGTGCCATGTTGCTCCTTCCAGTCCCCAGGACTCCTGCTGAGCCTCTGACCCCACCCAGTAAACTAGTTAACCATTATTAACTGGCTCGTGTTGTTTCCTGTCAGGTGATCATTAAACTGTCTGATCAGATGTCTGCCTACCTTTCCAACCCGCGGCGGCAGGGATCATCCTCCAGCAGTGTTCTGGACTCTCAGACCTTCAGACAGCTTCAGCAGGAGATCGAGAACATGAAGGTGAACGCACCTGAAAGTGTGGTGTGATGAAGCTctttaaactgaaaactgtaaaacatcacacacactagTGCTGAGTTGGGGTTTTAGGTGTTTAAGGAACGAGCA is part of the Anabas testudineus chromosome 9, fAnaTes1.2, whole genome shotgun sequence genome and encodes:
- the tbc1d2 gene encoding TBC1 domain family member 2A isoform X1; the protein is MDGSSSAGNPSAASSSARPAHMLLAEKDQQSRESVSPSTTQNHRRPGENQHRSPEIQRTEEEPEQPDVTKYTNQSDPLTEKLSPDPRLSKSFATKLDQPKPEQKNPQHRQQPDQSLEHQTQKGLTNQRTEEDLPHNSAKDLTVFSSTFAKQNQEEQNQLNPPSEEFTLTTAKRHQDHQEPSPHLNTQQTSPAADQQNHVIHPTTVSSPAPPLTIEAFCDQVWPCPSGEPRLCGFLQKQGGPLKAWKQRWFTYEEKKNQLFYYRTPQDVTPLGRVELSGATFTYPLRGERGTFHIKTPERTFILKALTQELMLYWLQQLQVKRWQHRQISTCPDPTNNNTADNFLPVLKSPLGLVGEGAANASSPQTLFTNVSIKHPLIELQNSLHSRKRSSQDCQSVFHVEAPPWTPSNFGDTSNTIVLPAPRNTAEPPTPPSSLPLTSPAGQPSVAGGRVSPLLFDSWSRKPKIRSSFTMPALRDDSERTSRLQQEKQMLMEEVKAQKELVWILHKSLEAAQLEKRTCAEFLAEKGEQERLELLRHRERQTADLRGRLDEVKVEAEALRSSLAQRDTQVVELQEKLKTLTEKNNAKQEVIIKLSDQMSAYLSNPRRQGSSSSSVLDSQTFRQLQQEIENMKDDIEAYKTQNKFLNSEIHQLTKLWRSSSEQEKSLMEKCAYLEATNCQVESKYLGFLRKVQETKSLDPAQRVAVQKMIEDALKGELKSVIKLNTVSGHDDYGFKIIPDYEVEDMKLLAKIQALEIRSHTLLHQEGVERPLLSRWAQYLASRSDDDLCASPELKALLRGGIPQEYRQRVWRWMIRARTRTARESHPQRYEQLCEKSRTSPHSASRQIELDLHRTLTTNQHFSSPSSPALQQLRRVLLAFSWQDPAIGYCQGLNRLAAIALLVLQSEEDAFWCLVAVVEAIMPQDYYTKSLVASQVDQRVLKDFLAEKLPRLSAHFEDHNIDVSLITFNWFLVVFVESLPSDILLPLWDAFLFEGTKVIFRYALALFKYKEDDFLKIHDSVEIYHFLRFFTKTISDSRKLTNIAFYDMNPFPSRQLKNRRALHLERLQAELRELEEQQKEFVTENNQHKDKELDGMVSEDDDEI
- the tbc1d2 gene encoding TBC1 domain family member 2A isoform X2 codes for the protein MDGSSSAGNPSAASSSARPAHMLLAEKDQQSRESVSPSTTQNHRRPGENQHRSPEIQRTEEEPEQPDVTKYTNQSDPLTEKLSPDPRLSKSFATKLDQPKPEQKNPQHRQQPDQSLEHQTQKGLTNQRTEEDLPHNSAKDLTVFSSTFAKQNQEEQNQLNPPSEEFTLTTAKRHQDHQEPSPHLNTQQTSPAADQQNHVIHPTTVSSPAPPLTIEAFCDQVWPCPSGEPRLCGFLQKQGGPLKAWKQRWFTYEEKKNQLFYYRTPQDVTPLGRVELSGATFTYPLRGERGTFHIKTPERTFILKALTQELMLYWLQQLQVKRWQHRQISTCPDPTNNNTADNFLPVLKSPLGLVGEGAANASSPQTLFTNVSIKHPLIELQNSLHSRKRSSQDCQSVFHVEAPPWTPSNFGDTSNTIAPRNTAEPPTPPSSLPLTSPAGQPSVAGGRVSPLLFDSWSRKPKIRSSFTMPALRDDSERTSRLQQEKQMLMEEVKAQKELVWILHKSLEAAQLEKRTCAEFLAEKGEQERLELLRHRERQTADLRGRLDEVKVEAEALRSSLAQRDTQVVELQEKLKTLTEKNNAKQEVIIKLSDQMSAYLSNPRRQGSSSSSVLDSQTFRQLQQEIENMKDDIEAYKTQNKFLNSEIHQLTKLWRSSSEQEKSLMEKCAYLEATNCQVESKYLGFLRKVQETKSLDPAQRVAVQKMIEDALKGELKSVIKLNTVSGHDDYGFKIIPDYEVEDMKLLAKIQALEIRSHTLLHQEGVERPLLSRWAQYLASRSDDDLCASPELKALLRGGIPQEYRQRVWRWMIRARTRTARESHPQRYEQLCEKSRTSPHSASRQIELDLHRTLTTNQHFSSPSSPALQQLRRVLLAFSWQDPAIGYCQGLNRLAAIALLVLQSEEDAFWCLVAVVEAIMPQDYYTKSLVASQVDQRVLKDFLAEKLPRLSAHFEDHNIDVSLITFNWFLVVFVESLPSDILLPLWDAFLFEGTKVIFRYALALFKYKEDDFLKIHDSVEIYHFLRFFTKTISDSRKLTNIAFYDMNPFPSRQLKNRRALHLERLQAELRELEEQQKEFVTENNQHKDKELDGMVSEDDDEI